One window of the Benincasa hispida cultivar B227 chromosome 3, ASM972705v1, whole genome shotgun sequence genome contains the following:
- the LOC120072880 gene encoding cation/H(+) antiporter 15-like: protein MQWPRPVEYFEKRKYEDHRVVCYNANITHEGSLWRAENPVASTLPVFALQLCLIIFLSRVLIFALKPLRQPPIVAEILAGVLMGPSLLGWTDLFSKYVFAWKSLLALETVANLSLVYYIFLVGLELDMAPIVRAGGKSISIALLGILLPIPVGIGLHHLINSNRNKHKMSPATAHGPLFWGISLATTNFPDLSRILSDVKLLHSEIGRTALSAAVITDLCSWVLLVITMSISNVGKYYAVTSTFIFVCMCIFLFRPALKWLIRVSSKDGNYNEFHICFVMTGVVACGLITDACGTHSIVGAFMWGVIVPKGELKDMIMGKVEDLVKSILMPTFFVVTGLRVNCNIIFEESDWVLVSLIIFLATSAKIVSTFLVAIFCNMPPREGLTLGSLMNTKGLLALIIISAGRDMQALGRLTFTVMIISFWVMTALIGPTLAFTYKSIKTLRKNRYRTIQSIKPDSEFRVVACVHSTRNVYGIIHLLGASNPTKQLPLLVFAIHLVELTGRATAMLIVHGQCKASSAKAKVQTDHIINAFDKFESQNHGVTVHSLTAVSPYATMHDDICGIAVEKRVHLIIVPFHKQPTLDGGLEDGNPSLGIVNNNVMANAPCSVAVLVDRGLSATSLTDSNRSNHIQQRFALFFIGGPDDREALAYALRMSEHPNILITVVRFIPGEEVKEMSIMDFPGEENVEILTALARAKKEKVIDIDYIENFRLQISSNPSIGYAEVVVNNGDETLKAISTLENEFNLYIVGRSRGMMSPLVSGLSEWSDSPELGVLGDALVTSSFATNVSLLVVQQGDVEAEERGERFHDGGFMGEHFGGQDGWQSPIKKNVDGDFDLFVNQKENDQVGEEEDEEKGKQSHYQPNGTKIYHTKPSKL from the exons ATGCAGTGGCCACGGCCTGTTGAGTATTTTGAAAAACGCAAGTATGAAGATCACAGAGTCGTATGTTACAATGCCAATATAACCCATGAAGGTTCTTTATGGCGGGCTGAAAATCCTGTGGCTTCAACTCTCCCTGTATTTGCTCTTCAACTTTGCCTTATTATTTTCCTCTCTCGTGTTCTTATTTTCGCCTTGAAACCTCTGCGTCAGCCCCCCATTGTAGCTGAGATTCTT GCTGGGGTGTTGATGGGGCCATCATTATTGGGGTGGACGGATTTGTTTTCGAAATATGTATTTGCATGGAAGAGCTTGTTGGCGTTGGAAACTGTTGCCAATTTGAGTTTGGTTTATTACATTTTTCTGGTTGGTTTGGAGTTGGACATGGCTCCAATTGTGCGTGCTGGAGGGAAGTCCATAAGCATTGCTTTGCTTGGTATACTTCTTCCAATTCCTGTTGGGATTGGCTTGCATCATCTGATCAACAGCAATCGGAACAAACATAAGATGAGTCCGGCCACCGCCCATGGTCCTTTGTTTTGGGGTATTTCCTTAGCCACGACCAACTTCCCTGACCTGTCCCGTATCCTCTCTGATGTCAAGCTTCTGCATTCAGAGATTGGAAGAACTGCTTTATCTGCTGCTGTTATCACAGACCTTTGCTCTTGGGTGCTTCTTGTGATCACTATGTCAATCAGCAATGTAGGCAAATACTATGCAGTTACCTCGacgtttatttttgtttgtatgTGCATTTTCCTTTTCCGCCCTGCTCTCAAGTGGCTCATTCGCGTCAGCTCCAAGGATGGGAACTACAATGAGTTCCATATCTGCTTTGTGATGACTGGTGTCGTGGCATGTGGGTTGATTACCGATGCGTGTGGTACACATTCGATTGTTGGAGCATTCATGTGGGGAGTTATCGTGCCTAAGGGTGAGCTGAAGGATATGATCATGGGGAAGGTGGAAGATTTGGTTAAATCAATCCTGATGCCTACGTTTTTCGTGGTGACGGGCCTCAGAGTGAATTGCAATATCATTTTTGAAGAATCAGATTGGGTGTTGGTTTCGTTGATCATCTTCTTGGCTACCTCGGCTAAAATTGTTAGCACATTCCTTGTGGCTATCTTCTGCAACATGCCACCACGAGAGGGCTTGACTCTTGGCTCGCTCATGAATACCAAAGGCTTACTTGCCTTGATAATCATTAGTGCCGGACGAGATATGCAG GCTTTGGGACGTCTCACATTCACAGTGATGATCATATCTTTTTGGGTAATGACGGCTCTGATTGGACCAACATTGGCTTTTACTTACAAATCAATCAAGACATTAAGGAAAAATAGGTATAGAACCATTCAAAGCATCAAACCAGATTCAGAGTTTCGAGTGGTTGCTTGTGTTCATTCCACCCGCAATGTCTACGGCATCATCCATCTCCTTGGAGCTTCAAACCCCACCAAGCAATTGCCACTCTTAGTCTTCGCTATCCACTTGGTCGAGCTTACTGGTCGAGCCACAGCAATGCTGATCGTCCACGGCCAATGCAAAGCCAGCTCTGCCAAAGCCAAGGTCCAGACCGACCACATTATCAATGCTTTTGACAAGTTTGAGAGCCAGAACCATGGTGTCACTGTCCACTCACTCACAGCGGTGTCACCATATGCAACAATGCATGACGACATTTGTGGCATTGCGGTGGAGAAGCGTGTGCACTTGATCATTGTCCCGTTTCACAAGCAGCCCACCCTTGATGGCGGATTGGAAGATGGCAACCCCTCACTTGGGATAGTCAATAACAATGTGATGGCCAATGCCCCTTGCTCTGTAGCAGTCCTTGTTGACCGTGGCCTCTCTGCCACCAGCCTCACAGACTCCAATCGTTCAAACCACATCCAACAACGCTTCGCTTTATTCTTCATCGGTGGCCCCGATGATAGAGAAGCTCTGGCTTATGCATTGCGGATGTCAGAGCATCCAAATATTCTCATAACAGTGGTAAGATTCATTCCGGGTGAAGAAGTGAAGGAAATGAGCATAATGGACTTCCCTGGAGAAGAAAACGTGGAAATTCTTACAGCCTTAGCGAGAGCAAAGAAGGAGAAGGTAATTGACATCGATTATATCGAAAACTTCCGGTTACAAATCTCAAGCAACCCGTCAATCGGATATGCAGAAGTGGTGGTGAACAATGGGGATGAAACGCTAAAAGCAATAAGCACATTGGAAAACGAGTTCAACTTGTACATTGTTGGAAGGAGTAGAGGGATGATGTCGCCTCTGGTGTCGGGGCTGTCGGAATGGAGCGACTCACCAGAGCTGGGGGTGTTGGGGGATGCGTTGGTGACATCAAGTTTTGCAACAAATGTTTCGTTGCTCGTGGTGCAACAAGGGGACGTGGAGGCAGAGGAGAGGGGTGAGAGGTTTCACGATGGAGGGTTTATGGGGgagcactttggagggcagGATGGATGGCAATCGCCTATAAAGAAGAATGTCGATGGAGACTTTGATCTTTTTGTGAATCAGAAGGAGAATGATCAAGTGGGTGAGGAGGAAGACGAAGAGAAGGGGAAGCAAAGCCATTATCAACCAAATGGAACCAAGATTTACCACACTAAACCTTCTAAGTTGTGA